Sequence from the Methanothermobacter sp. genome:
ACAAAAAGGGCCTACAAGCTCTCAAAATTTATAAACGAAGAGAAACCCGACGTTGGCCTTTCAAAACATTCAATAGAGCTTCCGAGGGTCACATTTGGTCTTGGAATTCCCAGTGTATATGTGCTGGACAATGAACATGCCATTGCAGCCAACAAGCTGACACTCCCACTCTGTGATCATATAATCATGCCTGAGGTCATTGACCTCTGGGATATAATGAAGACAGGGGCTGACCCCAACAGGATAACGAGGTACAGGGGGACATCTGAGATAATCCACTTCCAGAACTTTGAGTACAATGAGAACATCTTCGAGGACCTGAACCTGAAACTTGAAAGGGAGAAGACCATACTCATGAGGCCAGAACCATCTCTGGCCTCCTACCTGGATGCTGACTGCCATGAATCGGTGCTCACACCAATAGTGGAGATTCTCAAGGACTACGCCAACATTCTCATCATCCCACGGTTCAGGGAACAGGAAGAGATCTTCAGGGGATACGACAATGTCACCATAATCAAGCCGCCGGTTGATACATTCAGCCTCATTAAGAGGTGCGACCTTGTAATTGGGGCCGGGGGGACCATGAACAGGGAGGCAGCCCTACTGGGCACACCGGTCATATCATGTTATCCTGGAAAGCCGCTTTCGGTTGACAGGTTCTACATTGAGAATGGACTGATGTACAGGTCAACGGATGTTGATGAGATAGTTAACATGGCACTGAGGCTTCTTGTTTCACGCAAGGGCATGAAGAAAATCAAGACAGACGACCTTTTCAGGATAATAATTGACAGTGTCTATGAGGCCGCTGATTCTGGACCTGAAAAGTAGTATTGATGGACTGGCCGGGATTTGAACCCGGGGCCTCCGCCATGCCAAGGCGACGCTCTACCAACCTGAGCTACCAGCCCCAACACAGTATAACAATTAAGTCTTTTCATATTTAAACTTAACCATTAACACTTCTCAAGTTCATTAGTATCTCCGGTGGTTCGCTTGATCTTGAGGAATGTGAGGGAGGAGGATTTCACTGCTATAGCGGAACTGGCATTAAAATGTCCCCCGATGGTTACAGAGAGGAACTCAATCTACCATATATTCACAAAGTTCTTCAGCAGCACGTCCTTTGTTGTAGAGGAGGATGGAAGGATCACTGGCTTTCTCCTGGGATTCATATCCCAGGAAGACCCTCATGAGGCATATATTCATCTTCTCTGTGTCTCACCACACCTCAGAGGGAGGGGTGTGGCATCAAGGCTTCTTGAGGTCTTCATAGAAACTGTGAGTCAGAGGGGGGTTCATGTGATATACCTTATAACAAAACCTGTTAACCAGAGAGCGATAAGATTTTACCTTAAAAATGGGTTCAGGGCGGTGGAGGAGGGTGAAACAGTTGATGCAGGCCCTGTGAAGGCTGTGGCAGATTACAATGGTCCCGGTGAGGACATGGTGGTATTCAGAAGGTTTATCTGACACTGAAAGACTCCCGGGAATGCGTCCCTGCTATCCCCCAAAGGGTGATTCGGCGTCGGAAAAACTTTTTAAGATGACCCCCAATATAAGGATGTATCTGATAATCTGATAAATTTCTGGAGGATTAAATTGGCCCTGATAGCACAGAATCACCTTCAGTTCATAGTAGAGGTCGGCATCCTCATGTATGCTGCCATGATATTTCTGCTGAACCTGGCACCCCTTTCCCTCAGCATGATACTGTTCCTCTGCTTGGTGCTGGGGATAGGATTCAATATAATATTTGGCCTTGATGTTGTGGCGCTCTTCATGTCCTTCGGGCAGAGTGAATTCACACACCCATTTGGCCCCATAGCACTTCTTGTTACCATATCATCCCTTGCAGCCCTTGCAATCATGGAGGACTCAGGGGTTGAGGTGGGAGGACTCAGGGGATTCGTTTATATCCTCATGGCAGGCATAACTGTTTTTGGGGGCCTCATGCATAGATCATTCCTTCTCCTGTG
This genomic interval carries:
- a CDS encoding DUF354 domain-containing protein, whose amino-acid sequence is MVPLKIWIDITNAPHVRFFRDIITHLQDEGEDVIITARKFGDIHRLMNLFGFEFTSIGKHGVTLAEKLLESTKRAYKLSKFINEEKPDVGLSKHSIELPRVTFGLGIPSVYVLDNEHAIAANKLTLPLCDHIIMPEVIDLWDIMKTGADPNRITRYRGTSEIIHFQNFEYNENIFEDLNLKLEREKTILMRPEPSLASYLDADCHESVLTPIVEILKDYANILIIPRFREQEEIFRGYDNVTIIKPPVDTFSLIKRCDLVIGAGGTMNREAALLGTPVISCYPGKPLSVDRFYIENGLMYRSTDVDEIVNMALRLLVSRKGMKKIKTDDLFRIIIDSVYEAADSGPEK
- a CDS encoding GNAT family N-acetyltransferase; this encodes MVRLILRNVREEDFTAIAELALKCPPMVTERNSIYHIFTKFFSSTSFVVEEDGRITGFLLGFISQEDPHEAYIHLLCVSPHLRGRGVASRLLEVFIETVSQRGVHVIYLITKPVNQRAIRFYLKNGFRAVEEGETVDAGPVKAVADYNGPGEDMVVFRRFI